A window from Streptomyces sp. NBC_00299 encodes these proteins:
- a CDS encoding class I SAM-dependent methyltransferase gives MGLSLATAERWVERWERQQQRYAVDREERFTVISDVVEQAVTGRSGRPLVVDLGCGPGSLAARLARRLPDADIVGVDMDPLLLELARTHHADAARYVDAVIGEEGWTRALRLDRPLDAAVSTTALHYLGPDDLHRTYRQLAALLRPGGVLVNGDHFPHDDTALAGLAGCVGHRHAERGDALAHEDWDAWWTSVADDPELADLLAERRRRCRRWQSAAGTDSAAHLSVAAHERLLRQAGFGHVGAVWQYGDSHVVVAIR, from the coding sequence ATGGGGCTGAGCCTGGCGACGGCGGAGCGGTGGGTGGAGCGCTGGGAGCGCCAGCAGCAGCGGTACGCCGTCGACCGCGAGGAACGTTTCACGGTGATCTCCGATGTCGTGGAGCAGGCCGTGACCGGCCGCTCGGGCCGGCCGCTGGTCGTCGACCTCGGCTGTGGTCCCGGGTCCTTGGCGGCCCGGCTGGCCCGGCGGCTGCCGGACGCGGACATCGTGGGCGTGGACATGGACCCGCTGCTGCTGGAACTGGCCCGCACCCATCACGCGGACGCGGCCCGCTATGTCGACGCCGTGATCGGCGAGGAGGGCTGGACGCGCGCCCTGCGCCTCGACCGCCCGCTGGACGCCGCCGTGTCGACCACAGCCCTGCACTACCTCGGCCCCGACGACCTGCACCGCACCTACCGGCAGCTCGCGGCGCTGCTGCGGCCCGGCGGGGTCCTCGTCAACGGCGACCACTTCCCGCACGACGACACCGCGCTCGCCGGACTCGCGGGGTGCGTCGGACACCGACACGCCGAGCGGGGGGACGCCCTGGCGCACGAGGACTGGGACGCCTGGTGGACGTCCGTGGCCGACGATCCCGAGCTGGCCGACCTCCTCGCCGAACGCCGACGCCGATGCCGACGGTGGCAATCGGCCGCCGGAACCGACAGTGCGGCGCACCTGTCCGTGGCCGCGCACGAACGGCTGCTGCGGCAGGCGGGGTTCGGCCATGTCGGGGCGGTCTGGCAATACGGCGACAGTCACGTCGTCGTCGCGATCCGCTGA
- a CDS encoding cupin — MVKPNLPHPLPGAVGLSHLSAYDWEAADGVCGGSPHLHLVCTEAYVVTGGRGAVQTLSPDGYRDIPLQPGSVAWFTPGTVHRMVQGGDLRITVLMQNSGLPEAGDAVFTFPPEVLADPEKYAAAAALPPGTGPETAAAARRRRDLAVEGYLALREALVAGDNGPYAEFQRAAARLVRAKVPNWRELWRAGALATAERTRAQLEALEAGEPAYLADATAYETAPTRLGGFGMCGRRDEYNLPGTTLPYGGE, encoded by the coding sequence GTGGTGAAGCCGAACCTTCCGCATCCGCTGCCCGGCGCCGTCGGTCTGTCCCACCTCAGCGCCTATGACTGGGAGGCCGCCGACGGTGTGTGCGGCGGCAGCCCGCATCTGCACCTGGTGTGCACGGAGGCGTACGTCGTCACCGGCGGCCGAGGAGCCGTGCAGACGCTGAGCCCGGACGGCTACCGGGACATCCCCCTGCAGCCCGGCTCGGTCGCCTGGTTCACGCCGGGGACCGTGCACCGTATGGTCCAGGGCGGCGACCTGCGCATCACGGTGCTGATGCAGAACAGCGGGCTGCCCGAGGCCGGGGACGCGGTGTTCACCTTCCCGCCCGAGGTGCTCGCCGACCCCGAGAAGTACGCCGCCGCGGCGGCCCTTCCGCCCGGCACGGGACCGGAGACGGCGGCTGCCGCGCGTCGCCGCCGGGACCTCGCCGTCGAGGGGTACCTCGCGCTGCGCGAGGCGCTCGTCGCCGGTGACAACGGCCCGTACGCCGAGTTCCAGCGCGCCGCCGCGCGGCTCGTGCGCGCCAAGGTGCCGAACTGGCGGGAGCTGTGGCGGGCCGGCGCCCTGGCCACGGCCGAGCGCACCCGCGCCCAGCTCGAAGCGCTGGAGGCGGGCGAGCCCGCGTATCTCGCCGACGCGACCGCGTACGAGACCGCGCCCACCAGACTCGGCGGCTTCGGCATGTGCGGGCGCCGCGACGAGTACAACCTGCCCGGGACGACGCTGCCTTACGGCGGCGAGTAG
- the polX gene encoding DNA polymerase/3'-5' exonuclease PolX — translation MARSNDEVAALFQEYADLISITGGDAFRARVYEKAARAIGGHHADVSTLDVKALKEIPNVGKSIAEKVVEYFSTGSVPAVEELRAKIPAGVRQLTAIPMLGPKKALVIYQELGISTTEELADAIHEERLRDLKGFGPKTEENILHGIALLQSAGDRVLIDAAMSLAEDIVAEMSQVTGCKRCSYAGSLRRVRETIGDIDILVAAGKAEPIMRAFTELPYVSEVIAHGTKKTSIRTDRGLQVDLRVVPPDSWGAAMQYFTGSKAHNIRTREIAVRQKLKLSEYGLFDTETGKKIVSETEEDVYARLGLPWIPPTLREDRGEIEAGLRGELPDLIQEKDIRGDLHTHTDLTDGLAPLEEMVAAAAERGYAYYAVTDHGPDMAMQRMTDERILAQRERVRELDGEYGKRGKRSGMRVLHGAELNIGPDGDVDWPQEFLAGFDLCVASVHSHFNQGREALTRRIVRACENPHVHIIGHPTTRLIGKRPGIDVDLDALFAACASTGTAMEINSHPDRLDLRDEDILRARRHGVKFAVDSDAHAVPHLANLRYGVGTAQRGWLTEDDVINTWPLTRLRRFLNKG, via the coding sequence GTGGCTCGGTCGAACGACGAGGTCGCCGCGCTGTTCCAGGAGTACGCGGATCTGATCTCCATCACCGGAGGAGACGCGTTCAGGGCACGTGTCTACGAGAAGGCCGCCCGGGCGATCGGGGGCCACCATGCCGACGTGTCCACGCTCGACGTCAAGGCCCTCAAGGAGATCCCCAACGTCGGCAAGTCGATCGCCGAGAAGGTCGTCGAGTACTTCTCCACCGGCAGCGTCCCGGCCGTCGAGGAACTACGGGCGAAGATCCCCGCCGGGGTCCGGCAGCTGACCGCCATCCCCATGCTCGGCCCGAAGAAGGCACTGGTCATCTACCAGGAGCTGGGCATTTCCACGACCGAGGAGCTCGCCGACGCCATCCACGAGGAGCGGCTGCGCGACCTGAAGGGCTTCGGGCCGAAGACCGAGGAGAACATCCTCCACGGCATCGCCCTGCTCCAGTCCGCCGGAGACCGCGTCCTGATCGACGCCGCCATGAGCCTCGCCGAGGACATCGTCGCCGAGATGTCCCAGGTGACCGGCTGCAAACGCTGCTCCTACGCCGGCTCGCTGCGCCGCGTCCGCGAGACGATCGGCGACATCGACATCCTCGTCGCGGCGGGGAAGGCGGAGCCGATCATGCGGGCCTTCACCGAGCTGCCGTACGTCTCGGAGGTGATCGCGCACGGCACGAAGAAGACGTCGATCCGCACGGACAGGGGCCTCCAGGTCGACCTGCGCGTCGTACCGCCGGACTCCTGGGGCGCGGCGATGCAGTACTTCACCGGGTCGAAGGCCCACAACATCCGCACCCGGGAGATCGCCGTCCGCCAGAAGCTCAAGCTCTCCGAGTACGGGCTCTTCGACACGGAGACCGGCAAGAAGATCGTCTCCGAGACCGAGGAGGACGTGTACGCCCGGCTCGGCCTGCCCTGGATCCCGCCCACCCTGCGTGAGGACCGGGGCGAGATCGAGGCCGGACTGCGCGGCGAGCTGCCCGACCTGATCCAGGAGAAGGACATCCGGGGCGACCTGCACACCCATACCGACCTCACCGACGGGCTCGCCCCGCTGGAGGAGATGGTCGCCGCGGCCGCCGAGCGCGGCTACGCCTACTACGCGGTGACCGACCACGGCCCGGACATGGCCATGCAGCGGATGACCGACGAACGGATCCTGGCCCAGCGCGAACGCGTCCGCGAGCTCGACGGGGAGTACGGCAAGCGGGGCAAACGGTCCGGGATGCGGGTGCTGCACGGCGCCGAGCTGAACATCGGCCCCGACGGCGACGTGGACTGGCCACAGGAGTTCCTCGCCGGCTTCGACCTGTGCGTGGCCTCGGTGCACTCGCACTTCAACCAGGGGCGCGAGGCGCTGACCCGGCGGATCGTCCGGGCCTGCGAGAACCCGCACGTCCACATCATCGGCCACCCCACCACCCGACTCATCGGCAAGCGCCCCGGCATCGATGTGGACCTCGACGCCCTGTTCGCCGCGTGCGCGAGCACCGGCACGGCCATGGAGATCAACTCCCATCCCGACCGGCTGGACCTGCGCGACGAGGACATCCTGCGGGCCAGGCGGCACGGCGTGAAGTTCGCCGTCGACAGCGACGCCCACGCCGTCCCGCATCTGGCCAACCTGCGCTACGGCGTGGGCACGGCCCAGCGCGGCTGGCTCACCGAGGACGACGTGATCAACACCTGGCCGCTGACCCGGCTGCGGCGCTTCCTGAACAAGGGGTGA
- a CDS encoding flavin-dependent monooxygenase, translating into MTAAGTDTDLVNRVRALRPLVREHALRAEQERRVTPEVAAALTDAGIHRMNVPRRYGGHQSRLGTQVDAVAEIASACGSTAFKTVIQAGCSYIAALFPDEAQDEIFTNPDTKVGGTLVPDATAVRSDGGYLVNGTSGFATGCHDADWHLLTVRVESESGEGPPELLWTAVPMAELEILDDWYVSGLAGTGSDSVVARDVFVPAHRVLPVGPLLAGEIGSKTNADDPFYRMPVLLLFCVWAAPNALGLARSALAEFTERSRRRGITYTLHQRQNEATVTHLQAAEAAMKISCAELLTADFVALIESRAESGEPYTPEERARIRAQSGYVARLCKEAVDLLGSAAGASSLHRDVPIQRAVRDLHALTLHAFVNPATNLEIYGRVLSGVDSGTPFL; encoded by the coding sequence ATGACAGCAGCCGGCACCGATACCGATTTGGTCAACCGCGTCCGCGCCCTGCGCCCACTCGTCCGCGAACACGCGCTGCGCGCCGAGCAGGAGCGGCGGGTCACCCCCGAGGTCGCGGCGGCGCTGACGGACGCCGGCATCCACCGGATGAACGTCCCCCGGCGGTACGGCGGCCACCAGAGCCGGCTGGGCACCCAGGTCGACGCGGTGGCCGAGATCGCCTCGGCGTGCGGCTCGACGGCGTTCAAGACGGTGATCCAGGCCGGCTGCTCCTACATCGCGGCACTCTTCCCCGACGAGGCGCAGGACGAGATCTTCACCAACCCGGACACGAAGGTGGGCGGCACCCTCGTGCCGGACGCGACGGCGGTCCGCTCGGACGGCGGCTACCTGGTCAACGGCACCTCGGGCTTCGCCACCGGCTGCCACGACGCCGACTGGCACCTGCTGACGGTCCGCGTCGAGTCCGAGTCGGGTGAGGGGCCGCCGGAGCTGCTGTGGACGGCCGTACCGATGGCCGAGCTGGAGATTCTGGACGACTGGTACGTGTCGGGGCTGGCCGGAACCGGCAGCGACAGCGTCGTGGCGCGGGACGTCTTCGTACCGGCCCATCGGGTCCTGCCGGTCGGGCCGCTGCTGGCGGGCGAGATCGGGTCGAAGACCAATGCCGACGACCCGTTCTACCGGATGCCCGTCCTGCTGCTGTTCTGCGTGTGGGCGGCGCCCAACGCGCTCGGCCTGGCCCGGTCCGCCCTGGCGGAGTTCACCGAGCGCAGCCGGCGGCGGGGCATCACCTACACGCTCCACCAGCGCCAGAACGAGGCCACGGTCACCCACCTCCAGGCGGCCGAGGCGGCCATGAAGATCTCCTGCGCCGAGCTGCTGACCGCCGACTTCGTGGCCCTGATCGAGTCGCGGGCCGAGTCGGGCGAGCCGTACACGCCCGAGGAGCGGGCCAGGATCCGGGCGCAGAGCGGCTATGTGGCGCGGCTGTGCAAGGAGGCTGTCGATCTGCTCGGGTCCGCGGCCGGGGCGTCGTCCCTGCACCGGGACGTGCCGATCCAGCGGGCGGTGCGCGATCTGCACGCACTGACTCTTCACGCGTTCGTGAATCCCGCGACCAATCTGGAGATCTACGGCCGGGTCCTGTCCGGAGTCGACTCGGGCACGCCCTTTCTGTGA
- a CDS encoding PmoA family protein, with translation MSIRVTHAHGDHIAVTAANGTEILRYVYRPDPEAFESRKPYAHPVRTLAGHTVTGYRPNDHRWHKGLQMTASHLSGQNFWGGNCYVHGEGYLPLPERVGSMRHDGFTEFTVEDDRLAFSEELTWVENGGEEWAREVRGLTVHSVDEESGAWTLDWSIRLTNVRADPLAFGSPTTAGREMAGYTGLQWRGPRDFTGGTAFGPDLDGGAGSDAGKLMGTQGPWLAFTTEHDDIDGHSTLVFAHAPENLDEQAAIHESHWFVRSEPIPTVAFSWAFFEEFELPPGESFAYRYRVVVADGAWDREQVGAHLEGLPW, from the coding sequence ATGAGCATCCGCGTCACCCACGCGCACGGCGACCACATCGCCGTCACGGCCGCGAACGGCACGGAGATCCTGCGGTACGTCTACCGCCCCGACCCGGAGGCGTTCGAGTCCCGCAAGCCCTACGCCCACCCCGTGCGCACCCTCGCCGGGCACACCGTGACCGGCTACCGGCCCAACGACCACCGCTGGCACAAGGGCCTGCAGATGACGGCGAGCCATCTGTCGGGGCAGAACTTCTGGGGCGGCAACTGCTACGTCCACGGCGAGGGCTATCTGCCGCTGCCCGAGCGGGTCGGCTCCATGCGGCACGACGGTTTCACCGAGTTCACGGTCGAGGACGACCGGCTCGCCTTCAGCGAGGAGCTCACCTGGGTCGAGAACGGCGGCGAGGAGTGGGCGCGCGAGGTGCGCGGGCTGACCGTCCACTCGGTGGACGAGGAGTCCGGCGCCTGGACCCTGGACTGGTCGATCCGGCTCACCAACGTCCGTGCCGATCCCCTGGCGTTCGGCTCGCCCACCACCGCCGGCCGTGAGATGGCCGGCTACACCGGGCTCCAGTGGCGCGGCCCCCGGGACTTCACCGGCGGCACCGCCTTCGGCCCCGACCTCGACGGGGGAGCGGGCTCGGACGCGGGCAAGCTGATGGGCACACAGGGCCCGTGGCTCGCGTTCACCACCGAGCACGACGACATCGACGGGCACTCCACGCTCGTCTTCGCGCACGCGCCCGAGAACCTCGACGAGCAGGCCGCGATCCACGAGTCCCACTGGTTCGTGCGCTCCGAGCCGATCCCGACGGTGGCGTTCTCCTGGGCGTTCTTCGAGGAGTTCGAGCTGCCGCCGGGCGAGTCCTTCGCCTACCGCTACCGGGTGGTCGTCGCCGACGGTGCCTGGGACCGGGAGCAGGTGGGTGCTCACCTGGAGGGGTTGCCGTGGTGA
- a CDS encoding Gfo/Idh/MocA family protein: MSPSPARRRVAVIGTGAIVSGSHLPALRSHPDRVELVAAVDVDQARLNAFRELAGEDVAGYTSTGEMLDAVRPDLVLIGTPPSLHREQTVAALKAGAWVLCEKPLCLSLAEYDDIAAAEEASGAYASVVFQHRYGSGAVHARELIASGELGTPLVAHCQTTWHRDAAYYAVPWRGRWATEGGGPTMGHGIHQFDLLLHLLGPWAEIRAMAARLVHDTESEDVSTALVRFENGALATVVNSVLSPHEVSRIRVDCADGTVELTHLYGHRNDDWVYTPAPHVPAERATAWRTPAADLPSSHTAQLGALLDAYDNGVRPPGSGPDARTTLDFAAALYKAAFTGNPVHAGEIRPGDPFYPAMHGDHPHWAPKERV; encoded by the coding sequence ATGTCCCCAAGCCCCGCCCGCCGCCGCGTCGCGGTGATCGGCACCGGCGCCATCGTCAGCGGCAGCCATCTCCCCGCGCTGAGATCCCACCCCGACCGGGTGGAGCTGGTCGCCGCCGTCGACGTGGACCAGGCCCGGCTGAACGCCTTCCGGGAGCTCGCGGGCGAGGACGTCGCCGGGTACACCTCGACCGGCGAGATGCTGGACGCCGTACGCCCCGACCTGGTCCTGATCGGCACGCCGCCGTCGCTGCACCGGGAGCAGACGGTCGCCGCGCTCAAGGCGGGCGCCTGGGTGCTGTGCGAGAAGCCGCTGTGTCTGTCGCTCGCCGAGTACGACGACATCGCGGCGGCCGAGGAGGCGTCGGGGGCGTACGCGTCCGTGGTCTTCCAGCACCGCTACGGCTCCGGCGCCGTGCACGCCCGTGAGCTGATCGCGAGCGGTGAGCTGGGCACCCCGCTGGTCGCGCACTGCCAGACGACCTGGCACCGGGACGCCGCGTACTACGCGGTGCCGTGGCGCGGGCGCTGGGCCACCGAGGGCGGCGGGCCGACGATGGGGCACGGCATCCACCAGTTCGACCTGCTGCTGCACCTGCTCGGCCCATGGGCGGAGATACGGGCCATGGCCGCGCGCCTGGTGCACGACACCGAGAGCGAGGACGTCTCGACGGCCCTCGTACGCTTCGAGAACGGCGCCCTGGCCACCGTCGTCAACAGCGTGCTGTCCCCGCACGAGGTGAGCCGCATCCGCGTCGACTGCGCGGACGGCACGGTCGAGCTCACCCACCTGTACGGCCACCGCAACGACGACTGGGTCTACACCCCGGCCCCGCACGTCCCCGCCGAGCGCGCCACCGCCTGGCGCACCCCCGCGGCGGACCTGCCCAGCTCCCACACGGCACAACTCGGCGCTCTCCTCGACGCCTACGACAACGGTGTCCGGCCGCCCGGCAGCGGCCCCGACGCCCGGACCACCCTCGACTTCGCCGCGGCCCTCTACAAGGCCGCGTTCACGGGAAACCCGGTGCACGCGGGCGAGATCCGGCCCGGCGATCCCTTCTACCCGGCCATGCACGGTGACCACCCCCACTGGGCCCCCAAGGAGCGCGTATGA
- a CDS encoding GNAT family N-acetyltransferase, whose translation MRSTSAITIHRPEELNESLRRAWHRAMDESLDYANPFLAPEFAIGVGRSRGGARVAVLHEDGEAVGFLPFERNAYGVGKAIGLGLSDCQALVHRPGVTWDTRELLRACNLSVFEFDHLVEEQKPFGPYVTGTFSSPVLDLKPGEGSYADWLRGAYPGLAKTTLKKERRLGRNVGEVRFVYDERDPRVLRTLMRWKSAQYRRTGRMDRFSKPWIVDLVDHLFQVREEHFTGILSVVYAGDRPVAAHFGPRSRTVFAAWFTAYDPEFGYYSPGLMMHLRMADAAGRDGVTVMDMGRGEKEYKDWLKSRELRVAEGFAVRPHPVAAAHRMWRRPVRGLRNTVLAHPGLREPADRLLKTVGTLRTSALTHSGGAGARAR comes from the coding sequence ATGCGGTCCACTAGCGCCATCACGATTCACAGACCCGAGGAACTGAACGAGTCGCTGCGCCGGGCGTGGCACCGGGCGATGGACGAGTCGCTTGACTACGCCAACCCGTTCCTGGCGCCGGAGTTCGCGATCGGGGTCGGCAGGTCCCGCGGTGGGGCGCGGGTGGCGGTGCTGCATGAGGACGGGGAGGCCGTCGGCTTCCTGCCCTTCGAGCGCAACGCGTACGGCGTCGGCAAAGCCATCGGCCTGGGCCTCTCCGACTGCCAGGCCTTAGTGCACCGGCCGGGCGTCACCTGGGACACCCGGGAACTGCTGCGGGCCTGCAACCTGTCCGTCTTCGAGTTCGACCACCTCGTCGAGGAGCAGAAGCCCTTCGGCCCGTATGTCACGGGAACGTTTTCCTCTCCCGTGCTCGACCTCAAGCCCGGCGAGGGCAGCTACGCCGACTGGCTGCGCGGCGCCTACCCGGGGCTCGCCAAGACGACGCTGAAGAAGGAGCGGCGCCTGGGGCGGAACGTGGGGGAGGTCCGGTTCGTGTACGACGAGCGCGACCCGCGCGTGCTGCGCACCCTCATGCGGTGGAAGTCCGCCCAGTACCGCAGAACGGGGCGGATGGACCGCTTCTCCAAGCCGTGGATAGTCGACCTGGTCGACCACCTCTTCCAGGTCCGCGAGGAGCACTTCACCGGAATCCTGTCCGTCGTGTACGCCGGAGACCGGCCGGTCGCCGCGCACTTCGGGCCGAGGTCGCGCACGGTGTTCGCGGCCTGGTTCACCGCCTACGACCCCGAGTTCGGCTACTACTCGCCGGGACTGATGATGCATCTGCGGATGGCCGACGCCGCGGGCCGGGACGGTGTGACGGTCATGGACATGGGGCGCGGCGAGAAGGAGTACAAGGACTGGCTCAAGTCCCGTGAGCTGCGGGTGGCCGAAGGGTTCGCGGTGCGCCCGCACCCGGTGGCGGCGGCACACCGGATGTGGCGCAGACCGGTGCGCGGCCTGAGAAACACGGTCCTGGCCCACCCCGGGCTGCGCGAGCCCGCCGACCGGCTGCTGAAGACTGTCGGCACGCTGCGCACCTCGGCCCTGACCCACTCGGGAGGAGCGGGAGCCCGCGCCCGCTGA
- a CDS encoding ABC transporter substrate-binding protein, with amino-acid sequence MPGHRTKGFCASAAALVLCAMVAGCGGSGESVGSGKVVLRYTWWGNPDRAERTEKAVALFEKQHPNVQVQTSFSAYDAYKQKLATQAAGGDAPDVMQLDYRQIDQYASGDVLLDLARQKAVLRTGEIDAGLLATGRLDGTQYAIPQGRGTETVAYDVKAWKESGVPLPGGSWTWSEWADAMRALTEKTGKPGATDPGQSEDCFEVWLRGQGKSLYTKDGGLGFTAGDLTRWWTFTDGLRREGVVSPAEQTTQLDGSVENTPLGRGEAISDSNWDAPASGFLALIPSGVALAPMPSGEDGTPGQYFKPSMFLGVGASTAHPKEAAQLVDFLINDEKAAQILGATRGIPVNESIRKAIEPQLKDFDRTIADYQALLEGSLKDPPQAPPSGDNALQTTFQRDYDQVSYERMSPSEAAENYVTEAKAELRS; translated from the coding sequence ATGCCCGGACACAGGACAAAGGGGTTCTGCGCGTCGGCCGCCGCACTCGTGCTCTGCGCGATGGTGGCCGGCTGCGGCGGATCCGGAGAGTCGGTCGGCAGCGGCAAGGTCGTGCTGCGCTACACGTGGTGGGGCAACCCCGACCGCGCGGAACGCACCGAGAAGGCAGTCGCCCTGTTCGAGAAACAGCACCCGAACGTCCAGGTGCAGACGTCGTTCTCGGCCTACGACGCCTACAAACAGAAGCTCGCCACCCAGGCGGCGGGCGGCGACGCCCCGGATGTGATGCAGCTCGACTACCGGCAGATCGACCAGTACGCCTCGGGTGACGTCCTGCTCGACCTCGCTCGGCAGAAGGCCGTACTGCGCACCGGTGAGATCGACGCGGGCCTGCTCGCGACCGGGCGGCTGGACGGCACGCAGTACGCGATCCCGCAGGGCCGCGGCACCGAGACCGTCGCCTATGACGTCAAGGCGTGGAAGGAGTCCGGCGTTCCGCTCCCGGGCGGGAGCTGGACCTGGAGCGAGTGGGCCGACGCCATGCGGGCCCTGACGGAGAAGACCGGCAAGCCCGGCGCCACCGACCCCGGGCAGAGCGAGGACTGCTTCGAGGTCTGGCTGCGCGGCCAGGGCAAGTCCCTCTACACCAAGGACGGCGGGCTCGGCTTCACGGCCGGCGACCTGACCCGCTGGTGGACCTTCACCGACGGGCTCCGCCGCGAGGGCGTCGTCTCGCCCGCCGAGCAGACCACCCAGCTCGACGGCTCCGTGGAGAACACCCCGCTGGGGCGCGGCGAGGCCATCTCCGACTCCAACTGGGACGCACCGGCGAGCGGTTTCCTCGCCCTCATACCGAGCGGCGTCGCGCTCGCGCCGATGCCGTCCGGAGAGGACGGCACCCCCGGCCAGTACTTCAAGCCGTCGATGTTCCTCGGGGTCGGCGCCAGCACCGCCCATCCGAAGGAGGCGGCGCAGCTCGTCGACTTCCTCATCAACGACGAGAAGGCGGCTCAGATCCTCGGCGCCACCCGCGGCATCCCCGTCAACGAGTCCATTCGCAAGGCGATCGAGCCGCAGCTCAAGGACTTCGACCGGACGATCGCCGACTACCAGGCGTTGCTGGAGGGCTCTCTCAAGGACCCGCCGCAGGCCCCGCCCTCGGGCGACAACGCCCTGCAGACCACCTTCCAGCGCGACTACGACCAGGTGTCGTACGAGCGCATGTCGCCGAGCGAGGCGGCCGAGAACTACGTCACCGAGGCGAAGGCGGAGCTGAGGTCATGA
- a CDS encoding DegT/DnrJ/EryC1/StrS family aminotransferase codes for MPYGSRLAAMMTRRIGRECVYTPSARLALYLALRRWCRPGGRVLMSPVNDDVILFVVLAAGLRPVQAPVSQWDGNIDPAAVPETTWRNVDAVLTTNLYGMPDRVVELRRRCDELGIPLIEDAAHAIGTHVDGQPIGTFGQAAAFSLSKHVAGMAGGFLAVEDVRTRRELELLRDDLLTPRRLRHDLTTTLRPLARSAVRSLHLVRPVWRTMQRLGLLERDDFRMALHAPRLAGSARHAPSLAAYEPWVRVDLHGFRSRHGALVRGQLELRMALLDGDLARRRAGVSLLAGTTWATPALRERTAHHGSPGLFRVPLLVHDRNALVTRLVDHGVVTGYVYDPPLDDYAGAEFVEPSPDPSAARWFAAHTLPADPLLARRISDALTKELVTPAHPPIPARTPEPDTTTTTPPTPLGQ; via the coding sequence ATGCCGTACGGATCGCGGCTCGCCGCGATGATGACACGGCGCATCGGACGCGAATGCGTCTACACGCCCTCGGCCCGACTCGCCCTGTACCTGGCGCTGCGGCGCTGGTGCCGGCCCGGCGGGCGGGTGTTGATGTCCCCGGTGAACGACGACGTGATCCTCTTCGTCGTCCTCGCCGCCGGACTGCGCCCCGTGCAAGCCCCCGTGTCCCAGTGGGACGGCAACATCGACCCGGCCGCCGTACCGGAGACCACGTGGCGCAACGTGGACGCCGTTCTGACCACCAACCTGTACGGCATGCCGGACCGGGTCGTCGAACTGCGTCGCCGCTGCGACGAGTTGGGGATCCCCCTGATCGAGGACGCGGCGCACGCCATCGGCACGCATGTGGACGGGCAGCCGATCGGCACCTTCGGGCAGGCGGCGGCGTTCAGCCTGTCCAAGCATGTGGCGGGGATGGCCGGCGGTTTCCTCGCCGTCGAAGACGTACGCACCCGACGGGAACTGGAGCTGCTGCGCGACGACCTGCTGACCCCGCGCCGCCTCCGCCACGACCTGACCACCACCCTGCGCCCACTGGCACGGTCCGCCGTACGCTCGCTCCACCTGGTGCGCCCGGTCTGGCGCACGATGCAGCGCCTGGGACTGCTCGAACGCGACGACTTCCGCATGGCCCTGCACGCACCCCGCCTCGCCGGCAGCGCACGCCATGCGCCGAGCCTCGCCGCGTACGAGCCCTGGGTTCGGGTCGACCTGCACGGCTTCCGCTCCCGCCACGGGGCCCTGGTCCGTGGGCAGTTGGAGCTGCGGATGGCCCTGCTGGACGGTGACCTCGCCCGGCGCAGGGCCGGTGTCTCGCTGCTGGCGGGCACCACCTGGGCCACCCCGGCCCTGCGCGAGCGGACGGCACACCACGGCTCTCCGGGACTGTTCCGGGTGCCGCTCCTGGTCCACGACCGCAACGCCCTCGTGACCCGCCTGGTGGACCACGGCGTGGTCACCGGCTACGTCTACGACCCGCCGCTCGACGACTACGCGGGCGCCGAGTTCGTCGAACCGTCCCCCGACCCCTCGGCCGCGCGCTGGTTCGCGGCACACACCCTGCCGGCCGACCCCCTCCTGGCCCGCAGGATCTCCGACGCCCTGACGAAGGAGCTGGTGACCCCGGCTCACCCTCCGATCCCGGCCAGGACACCCGAACCCGACACCACCACGACGACTCCACCCACACCCCTGGGCCAGTAG